The nucleotide sequence CGGAGTCGTAGAGCTCGTCCGGGACGGCCTGGAGCGCGGCCAACAGGATGATGACCGAGGCGCCGACCGTCCACAGACTCATGATGATGAGTCCCGGCTTCACCCACGCAGCATCCGTCGTCCATGAAGGTCCGTCGATTCCGAACCATCCCAGCACCGTGTTGAAGAGCCCGTTCTGGCCGTTGAAGAGCAGCAGGAACAGGATGCCGACGGCGACCGGCGGGGTCATCTTCGGCAGGAAGAACACGGTACGGAAGAAGCCGGCGCTTCGGCCCGCGCGATTGAGCAGCAGAGCGAGCAGGAGCGAGACCAGAACGTACAGCGGCACCTGGACGATCGTGAAGAACAGGGTGTTGCCGAGCGCCAGCGCGATCTTCGGGTCGTTGAACAGCGCGACGTAATTCTCGGCACCGACGAAGTTCGGGTCGTTGATGACGTCGTAATCGGTGAGCGAGAGGTACACGCTGTAGATCAGCGGCCATGCCGTGAACACCGCGAACCCGACGAGCCAGGGGCTGAGGAACAGCAGTGCGGAGCCCAGGTTGCGCCGCCGGGCCCGCCTGCGACCGCGCTCGCGGTCCACAGGCGGCGCCACGGGAACGTCCGCGACGGGCGGCGCGGTCATCAGTCACCGTTTCCCAGCTCGGACCACGCGTCATCGAGGGCGGACTGCGCCTCTTTCTGCGCGTCGGCCAGGGCATCCGCGGCGGACGCCTTGCCATCCAGCACGGCGTTCACCGCATCGAACATCGCGGCCTTGAACTCGGCGTCCGCAGGATTGGCGGGCATCGAGAAAGTGCTGTCGTTCGCCTCGTACATCTTCGACACGGCGGTGTCCCAGGGCTCGCCGCCCGAGGTCGTCAGGTCGCGGATCATCTGATCGGCCTTCGCGTTGGCCGTGAGGATGCCGGTGAAGGGCTTGTCTTCCGACTTCCGAACTTCGATCCGTGCCTCGGCCGCGGCCTGCCAGGCGTCGACCGACGTCATGGCGCGGGCGAACCGGCAGGCGGCCTCGGGATTGGCGCTGCCGCTGGGGATCGCCCACGCCGAGCCGGTCGAGTACGCGATCGTGTCGCCCTTGCGGTCGTGCACCGTGTCGAATGCCATCGGGGCGTCGGGCGAGACGTCGTTGAGCACGTTGACGTACCACTGCTCCATCGGCATCGCGCCGAGAACACCCGTTGCGAACTGGTTGCCCTCGCCGAAGAAGTCCGCGGAGTCGCGGTACGCCTTCACCGCGCTGAACCCACCCTGGTCTTCATAGATGGATGCTGCCCACTCGAGCGCTTCGACCACGTGCGGGTCGTCGAGCTGAGCCTTCTTCCCGTCGGGCGTGATGACGTCCGCGCCGTTGGCCTTCGCCCACAGTGGCAGGAACTCGGGAAGCTTGCTGTCGTAGCCGATGACGTCGAGGTTGCCGCCATCGTTCACCGTGAGGGCTTCGTTAGCCGCGCTCATGGCATCCCAGTCCGAGCCGTTGACATCGTCGATCGTCAGCCCGGCCGCCGAGAGCAGCTCCTCGTTCGCCATAGTCAGCTGGACGGTGTTGAACTCGGGGATGCCGTAGACGACGCCGTCGAGGGTCACCTGGTCGAGCGCGGGCGGCACGAAGTCGTCCGTCGGAATGCCCTCGCCGTCGATGCAGCGGTCGAGGGGAACCACGGCTCCCCGCGCGGCGAGCGAGCCGATCTGGTCCCTGCTCGCGTAGACGACGTCGGGCGGTTCTCCTGACGCGACCGCCGAGAGGAATTGCTGCAGGTCGAGGTCGCCCTCGGCGAGCTTGACCTCGACATCGCCCAGCTGCCCCTCCGCATAGTCGACGCGGCTGGTCGCCACTTCGTCGACACCGGAGAAGCCCATCACCGACAGCGAGCCGCTGAGGGCTGCGTCGGAGTCGTAGTCCGCGTCGTCATCACCGGCGCCGCCGGTTCCGACGGCGCATCCCGTGGCCCCGATCGCCAGCAGAGCGATGACTCCGGCGGCCGTCCATCGTGTCACACGCATGATCACCTCCTCCGCCCGTGAGAAGTGGGCGGTGGAGGGACGGTAAGGATGCGAGCGACCGAGCACCGAGGGGATTGACGAACCGTCGGTGGGAGCGTATTCGCGGGCGGGTGTCGCGCGAAGGACTCCCGCCGATTCCCGGCAGGATCACGGGGCTATCACGGCGGTACACCCTGACGCAATCCCGGCGAGCGGCAAGGGCGGAGTCCGTAGCGTCGGCGTCATGTCACCCGCCGCGCTCGCCCTGAACCCCTGGCGACCCTCCGCCGCGCCCGCCGCAGCGGTGGAGGCGATCGATGGCCTGGGCACCGACGTGCCTGCGACGATCGAGTGGGCGGTTCGCGTCGGACGGGACGCACCGTTGCCGGGGAGTGGCCGGACAGCACAGCTGTGGGAGCTCCTCGCCGAGACCGCGAGACTCGACGTCGGCGCCGCCCGGATCCTCGAACCACAGCTCGACGCACTCGCGATCCTGTGCCAGGCGCGCCGCGACGGGGTGGACGTCGATACGGCGCTGGACGAGGTGGGTGCCAGTGGTGACGCATCGTGGGGCGTCTTCGCGGCAGAGGGGCCCGGCGCGCGACTCGAGGCCTCTGCGCATGGAGCCGACGGCTGGCTGCTGAACGGGACCAAGCCGTGGTGCTCGCTCGCGGCGTCGTTGAGCCACGCACTCGTGACGGCCTGGGTGTCTCCCGATGCGCGCGGTCTGTTCGCTGTGCCCCTCCGTGTCGTGGGAGTGTCCGCACGATCGGGCCCGTGGGTCGCGCGAGGGCTCAGCCAGGTGATCAGCGCGCCTGTCGACTTCGACGCCGTCCGCGCGGTGCCGGTCGGCGAGCCGGGGTGGTACCTGTCACGCCCCGGGTTCGCGTGGGGCGGTATCGGCGTTGCGGCGGCGTGGTGGGGTGGAGCTGTTCCCGTGCACGAGGCGCTGGTCGCCTCAGCCGGTCGTGACGGCGCGGACCAACTCGCCGAGTTCTCCGCCGGGAGCACGGATGCTGCGCTCTGGGCGGCGCGGGCAGTCCTGGCCGAGGCGGCCGAGGCGATCGACACCGGCTTGGGCGACGAGGAAACCGGCACGCTCGCCGCCCGGGCGAGGGCCGTCGTCGCAGGCGCCGTCGAGCAGGTCCTCAACCTCGCCGATCATGCGCTCGGTCCCGGCCCGCTGACCACCGATGAGGATCACGCGCGGCGTGTGGCGGATCTCCGGATCTACGCGCGACAGCACCACGGCGAACGGGACCTCGCCCGCCTCGGCCGGAGGCTCCTGCCGTGAGCGTCGCCTTCGATCACCGCGACCCCGGTACCTCGGAGGCCGAGTGGACGGCGGCCCGGCTGCGGTCCAGAGCGACGCCTCTGCACGACCGCGCGTCGCGCCTCATCGTGCTCGCCGCGCACCCCGACGACGAGACGCTCGGCGCGGGCGGACTCATCGCGACCGCAGCGGCGACCGGAACGGACGTATCGGTGATCGTAGCCACGGACGGTGAGGCGTCTCATCCGCGCTCCTTGGCGGCCGCGGATCTCGGCGTACGACGGCGATTCGAAGTCGTCGCGGCGCTGCGCGAACTCGCCCCCGGTGCGCGGCTCAGGTTTCTCGGCCTTCCGGACGGAGGCCTTCGCGAGTCGACGGCGGCACTGCGCGATGCGCTGCTGGGCGAACTCGGACCGCTGCCGCACGGCGTCCTGCTGGCGGTCCCGTGGTGGGGCGATGGCCATCGCGATCATCGGGTTGCGGGCGAGACCGCCCTCACGCTCCGCGGACCGGGGGTGCACGTGATCGCGTACCCGATCTGGCTGTGGCACTGGGGCGATCCCGAGGCCGTCGACGCTCTCGTCGAGCCCGCTCGATGGCGCACGCTGCCGCTCGCGAAGGGTGTCGCCGACGCCAAGTCCGCGGCGCTGGCGCGACACGTGTCGCAGGTCGCGCCGATGTCAGATGCGCCGGGCGACGAAGCGATCCTGCACGACGACATGCGGGCGCATTTCGCTCGCCCTTACGAGCTGTTCATCGACACGGAGCCCTCGCCGGCCGCCGCGTCCGCGGACCCGGCGACGTTCGACGGCTACTTCCGCACGCACGCAGATCCCTGGGGTTTCGAGACGAGCTGGTACGAGGAGCGGAAGCGCTCCGTCCTCTTGGCCGCGCTCCCCCGTCAGCGCTTCTCACGTGTGCTCGAACTCGGCTGCGCGACCGGCGTCTTGACGATCGAACTCGCCCGGCGTGCCGATGGGGTGCTCGGCGTCGACGCCTCGCCCACTGCGCTGGCCCGTGCCCAAGATCGAGCCGACGGAACCATCGGTCTGGCTTTCGAGCACCGGAACCTGCCCGCGCAGTGGCCGAGCGGTTGCTTCGACCTCGTTGTGCTGTCCGAACTCGGCTACTACTGGTCTGCGGACGACCTGGCCGCCGCACGGGCGCGGATCGCAGCATCCCTTACTCACGATGGTGTCCTGGTCGCGTGTCATTGGCGGCACCCGATGTCGGATGCGCCGCTCACCGCAGACGAGGTCCACGCCGCCCTCGGCGACGACCCCTCGTGGACGAAGACGCTGCACCATCTCGAACGCGACTTCGTACTCGAGGTGTTCGAGCGGTCCGCCGGCGGAGAGCGTCCTATATGAATAGACGCACGCGGGCCGTCGCCGTGATCGTGCCGGCGCACGACGAGGAACAGCTGCTCGGCGCCTGCCTGGACTCGATCGCTCGGGCCGTGGACGCGGCGCGCTCGGTCGTACCACGCATCGGAGTGTGGGTTGTGCTCGATGCCTGCACCGACGGCTCGGCGAGCGTCGCGGAGGCTGCGGGCGTCGAGGTCATCAGCGTCGACGCGCACAGCGTCGGCACCGCCAGGGCGGCCGGGGTACGCGCGGCGCTCGAAGGGCTCGGCGACGCCCCGGCGCGCGCGATCTGGACCGCGCACACCGATGCCGACTCGGTCGTACCGCCGAACTGGCTGATCCATCAGCTGGATCTCGCCCAGCAGGGAGCAGATGTCGTGGTCGGCACCGTGCGCCCGGATTTCCGCGACCTCGACGCGGAGCAGGTCGAGGCGTGGTGGGCGACCCACACGCCGGGTGTCGCGAACGGACACGTGCACGGGGCGAATCTCGGCATCCGCGCGAGCGCACTCCTCGATGCCGGAGGCTTCGCCGATGCCGCCGTGCACGAGGATGTCTGGCTCGTCGACGAGATCCGCTCCCGGGGCGGGCGCCTCCTCGCGACCGATGCCGCGTGGGTGCGGACCAGCGGACGCCCGATCGGTCGCGCCCCGGGCGGCTACTCCCGCTACCTGCGGGAAGACCTCGTTCCGCTCGCGCGGCGACGCCACGACCCACCACCCCTGCAGCACGGCGTCCACCAGTGGGAGCACGACCCGTCCGAAGTCGCGTGATGCAGAGGCTGTCCGCCGTGTCGGCGCCCCGTCGTCACTCGTGCTCCGGCAGAAGCGGCGTCGACCAGCCGGGGTCGCGGCCGAGCTGCGTCGCGCGGGAGACGGATGCTGCGCCGAAACGATCGCGCACGGCATCGAGCACCGTGTCCAGGCGCACGCCGTCGTCCCAATCGATCGGGAGCTCTGGCGGGACACTGTCGACGCGGCCGAGCTGCGACAGCGAGACGCCGATGAGGGTGATGCCGCGTTCTGCGATCTCGGGCTGCGCGACGGCCAGCAACCCGTGCGCGACCGCGAGGATCAGCGCAGTGCGATCGGTGGGTGAGCGGAACGAGCGGGAGCGCGTGGCCTTCGCGTAGTCGCCGTACCGGAGGCGCAGCACGACGGTTCGACAGACGCGGTCGCCGTCGCGCAGGCGACGCGCGAGCCGATCGACGATCTGCGTGAGGATGACTTCAAGCTCCTCGGGCGTGCGTGGCCGGTTCCCGAGCGCACGCTGCGAGCCGATGGACCCGCGGCGCCGCGTGGTATCGACCGGGCGCGGATCGCGCAGCCGAGCCAGCGCATGCAGGTGCGCTCCGGCCGCCCTGCCGAGCAGTCTCTCGGCTGTCGCAGCCTCGAGCTCGGCCAGCTGCCCGACGGTGTGGATGCCGAGACCGTGGAGCTTCTCAGCAGTGACGGCGCCCACCCCCCACAGCCGTTCCACCGGCAGCGGGAGCAGGAACTCCTCTTCGCGTCCGGGCTCGACCAGCAGCAGCCCGTCGGGTTTGCTGACGGCGCTGGCGACTTTGGCGAGGAACTTGGTGCGGGCGATCCCGACCGAGATGGGCAGCCCGACCTCCGCACGAACCCGCTCCCGCAGTCTCACCGCGACCTGCTCAGGCGTACCCGCGATGCGTCGCAGGCCGCCGACCTCGAGGAATGCCTCATCGATGGAGAGCCCCTCGACGAGCGGCGTCGTATCGCGGAAGATCGCGAAGACGGCTTTGCTCGCCGCGGAGTAGGCCTCCATGCGGGGCGGCACGATCACGGCATCGGGGCACAGGTCGCGCGCCTGACGGCCTCCCATCGCGGTGCGCACTCCTCGAGCCTTCGCCTCGTAGCTCGCCGCCAGCACCACGCCGCCGCCGACGACGACGGGCCGGCCACGCAACGCGGGCGCGTCGCGCTGCTCGACCGACGCATAGAAGGCGTCGAGATCCGCATGGAGCACGGTCGCCTCGTCGCGCATACCACCTCCCATCGAACATCTGTTCTGACGATCGTCGCACCGACCGACGACATCGGCGACCCCCTCCGTTCCCATTACGCCTCTCGAGCCGGATTGGCTAGGGGGTCCCTGATCTTCGGACCGTTTCTTAGCGTGGACATCGGAGCGACCACCCCGGTCGATCTCCGAATCCATCCCTCGCATGACGACAAGGAGCACTCATGTCCTCGAGTTGGGACGCCTGGGACTACCGCCAGTCGGTCGATCGCGGGGCCGGTTCCCGCGACCTGGTGGGGTATCACGTGGAGGCCAAGGATGGCCGCATCGGAAAGATCGACGAGGCGAGCAACGACGCCGGCAGCAGCCGGCTCGTCGTGGACACCGGGCCGTGGATCTTCGGGCGGAAGGTGATTCTTCCGGCCGGGACGGTCGAACGTGTCGACGACGAAGAAGAGAAGGTCTACGTCGATCTGACGAAGGACCAGATCAAGAACTCTCCGGAGTGGGACCAGTCCACGACGGGTCAGGACGACGCGTACCGCAGCCAGCTGGACACCTACTACGGCGACTTCTACCGCTGACCGGATCGGCGGCCGGATGGTCGTCATCCTCGCCGACTGATGGAAACGGGGTGCAGCCTTGCGGCTGCACCCCGTTTCGCGTGGCCCGACTATCCCCGGCTCGGGACCCGGTTCTCGGCGCTGACCATCCATGCGTATTGTTCGAGCTTCTCGATGATCTGGTGCAGCAGATCCGCACTGGTGGGATCCTCTTCGTCGACCGCGTCGTGCACGTCGCGACAGGTGCCGACCGTGTTCTCGAGCCGTTCCGTGATGAGGTCGATCACGTCGGTCGTGGCGATCTCGCCCTGCGGGAACTCGGGGAGGCTGGTGGTCTCGGCGACGGTGTCGCTGCGACCATCGGGAAGGGCATGCAACGCGCGCATGCGTTCGGCGACAGCATCGCTGAACTCCCGTGCCGACTCGATGATCTCGTCGAGCTGGCGGTGCGTGTCGCGGAAGTTCTTCCCCACGACGTTCCAGTGGGCCTGCTTGCCCTGCGAGGCGAGCTCGATGAGGTCGACGAGCACCTTCTGGAGGTTGTCGCTGAGCGTGGCGGACGCGGCGAAACCGCTCTCGGCGTTCTGCTCCTTGGTGAGCTGGGCGCCGCGAGCGGGCCGCCGCTTGTTACGCGTGGAGGATGGGGTCGAGTTCTTCGTCGTTGAGTTCTTCGTCGTGGTGGCCATGATGCCGACCGTACGGACCGAACCGGTCGAACAAGCAGGGATTGTGCGTGCTCGACAGTCGTGCTACCGGCCTCAAGTTCCGCGCCGGCGCTCACGTGGACGCTTCGGGCGCGACGCGCTCACCGATCGCGGTCGGAGCGCTCCTCGGCGCCTGGCGGAACATCTCGGTCCACCGGAAGCTGACTGGCTGGAGCCACGGTAGACGGGGTGCGCGACACCTGCGCCGCCTCCTCCACAGCCCGCGCCCTCGGACGGTATCGGCGGGTTCTCCACAGGGCTGAAAACGAGGCTTGATCTGGGGGTTCAATGTCGGAACCCCTCGTCAGAATGGAGCCATGACGAACCTCTCCGACGCCCTCACCGGGCTCGGTGATGCGCTCGCAGAGGTGGTCGCGGCGGCCTTCGCCGAAGGCTGTCTCGCCGCCGAGACCGATGCCGGCGTGCTGGCCGCGCTGGCGGCGGCGGGGCGGCTGCATCGGCTGGCTGAGGCGGCGATGACCGCGGCGGTGGCTGAGATCGTCGACCGCGATGACGCGGTTCCGCGTCCGGATCAGATCACCACGCGGTACGGCTGCCGCAAGGTGGGCGAACTGGTGGAGCGGGCGACCCGGGTGTCGGGGCGCACCGCGGCCGAGATCGTGAAGGCGGCCCGAGCGACGGGGCGGCGCACGTCGCTGTCGACGGGGGAGGCGCTGCCGGCGGAGTACCCGCAACTGCGCCGGGTGTTGGCGGCCGGGCAGGTCGGCGTCGACGGGGTGGTCGCCGTGGTCGGCGCGTTCCGCAGCAGCGTGGGCCGGGCCGACCTGCTCGCCGCCGACGATGAACTCGCGGCCGCCGCGCGCGGTGAGGGAGCGGATGCTGCGCCTCCAGCGTCGGCGGACGAGCTGCGGGCGCTCGCACAAGTGTGGGCGGCGTACCTCGACCAGGACGGCGCGGAACCCGCCGAGGCGAAGGCGATGCGGCGGCGCGGTATCACGCTCGGTCGGCGCGGTGAGGACGGACTGGTGCCGATCGGCGGTCGGCTCCTTCCCGAGGTCGCGGAACAGCTGCAACTCGGATTTGACAGCGTCCTCAATCCCAAGGTCGACGGCGTATCGATGCCGAAGGGGCCCTGCTTCACTGGTATCGATCGTGACGCCGACGCGGTTGGCGATGTTGGTCTCGACCGTTCCGAGGGCGAAGGTGCGGAGGGGTCCGAAGGTGGCGAGTTCGCGGGTGAGGAGCGGGTGCGTGACCAGGTCCGTCGCGAGTTCGCCGATGAGGAGCCGGTAGAGGCGGCAGCCGACCAGCGCAGCCTTCCACAGCAGCGGCACGACGCGCTCGCGATGATCCTCGGCGTCGCTGCCGCGTCCGGCGCGCTACCCACGCTGGGCGGCGCGGCACCGACGCTGGTTGTGCACGTACGCGAGGAAGACCTCGCGACCGGCCGCGGCTGCGCGTACCTGCCTGGCCAGGACGACCCGATCCCGCTCGCCGCTGCCCGGCACATCGCGTGCACCGGCGCCGTGCAGCGGGTGGTGCTCACCGAGAACGGCCGCATCGTGTCGATAGAGATCCTCGACCGCGTCTTCAACCACCACCAGCGCAAGGCGATAACCCTCCGCGACGGCGAATGCATCATCCCCGGCTGTCACGTCCGACCGGAATGGTGTGAGATCCACCACGTCGAAGAGCACTCGAGGGGTGGACCTACTCACACCGACAACGGCGTCTTGCTGTGCTGGTGGCATCACCGCACCCTCGACACCGGCGGCTGGCAGATCCGCATGGTCGATGGCAGCCCGTATGTCAAGGGCCCGTACTGGTGGGACGCGCAGGTGAAGTGGCGACCGGTCACGAAGTCGACGACGCGCAGACGCGACCACATCGCCGCCCGCATCTGACCCGGACGCGCCCAGGAGAAGCGACCGGGGACGGATGCGCGAGGCGATCGCACTGCCTAGTGAGCGTGCGCGTCGCGATCGCCGTCGTCGTCCTCGAGCAGCATGCCGACCGACGTCGCACAGGCATCACCCCGCCAGGCTTCCCTCCCCTCGCGCACGGCGAAGACCGCGATCACGAGCCCCGCCACGGCGTCGGCCCACCACCAGCCGAGCAGGCTGTTGAGCACCAGACCCGCGAGCACCGCAGCCGACAGGAAGGTGCAGATGAGAGTCTGCTTCGAATCGGCGACCGCCGTCGCCGACCCGAGCTCCCGCCCGGCGCGACGTTCGGCGAGCGACAGGAAGGGCATGATGACGACGCTCAGCGCGGTGATCGCGATTCCGGCCGGGCTGTGCTCGACCTCGACCTGCGCGACCAGCGTCAGCACCGACGTCGCCGTCACGTACGCGGCCAGCGCGAAGAACGCCCCCGCGATCACCCGCAGCGTCGGCCGCTCCCAACGCCCCGGGTCGCGTCGAGTGAACTGCCACGCGACCGCGGCCGCCGACAGGACCTCGATGGTCGAATCCAGTCCGAACGCGATGAGCGCGCCCGACGACGCGATCGCGCCGGCGGTGATCGCGACGATCGCCTCGACCAGGTTGTAGGCGATCGTCGCCGCGACGATCCAGCGGATGCGGCGCTCGAGGAGGTGCCGCCGCTCGTGGGCAAGGACGCCGGCGCTCATACGCACCCGCAGGTCTCACCGGTGCAGCAGGCGGGATCGACCGACAGCACGACCTGCAGCAGCTCGTCGAGCGCGGGCGCGAGGTGAGGATCGGCGAGCCGGTACGACGAGCGTCGTCCCTCGGGAGTCGCCTCCACCAGACCGCAGCCGCGCAGGCATGCGAGCTGGTTCGACATCACCTGACGCGACACCCCGACGGCGTCCGCGAGATCGGACGGGTAGGCGGGACCGCTGCGCAGCGCCAGGAGGACGGCGCTGCGCGTGGGATCCGCGAGCGCGAAGCCGAGCCGGGCGAGGGCGGCGGTGTGGGAGACAGTGGCGTTCGCCGAGGTCATCCCCGCAATAGTACAGAGATTACTGTACTGAATCGACGGGCGCTCTCGTCGCGCGAGTCCCGACTCAGGCCCCGAGTCCGCGGCGCAGCGCCGCGAGTCCGTACTCGAATGCGCCGTCGACGTCGCCGCCGAGCCGGAAGGCTCCGGCGAGCTCCATGTGGATGAACCCGGTCGCCCACGCCGTCACGAGACGCGCCGCATCGAGGGCGTGCTCCTGGCCGGCGATCGCGGCGGCACTGTCCACGATGGTCATCCCCGCGCGGTCGAGCAGCTCCTGCGGGGCGGCGGCCGCGAACATCAGGCGGAACCCCTCCGGGCGCTCGTGCGCGAGCGCCCGGTACGCGCGGGCGAGATCTTCCAGAGAGCGATCGGATGCCTCGAGCCGCTCTGTCAGGTCACCCACGGTTGCGGCGGCCACGGCCCCGATGAGGGCGTCGCGATCACGCACGCGCTTGTAGAGCGACGGCGCGCGCACCCCCACACGCTGCGCGACGCTCTGCATCGTGAGGCCTGTCGGCCCGGACTCTTCGAGGATGTCGCGCCCTGCGGCGACGATCTCGGCGTACGACGTGCGTTCCGGTGTCGGCATGTGGCGTCTCCTCGATGGCTATTGACAGTAGCCATCATAGCTACGTATCGTAGCCATGCCAAGTTCGGAGACACCGACGGCTCTCGCGAAGGATCCCCCATGAAGCTCGCACCGCACCTGCACCGCATCGGCAACGACATCGTCGCCGCCTACCTCGTCGTCACAGACGACGGCGTCACCGTCGTGGACGCGGGACTCCCGGGTCACTGGAAGGACCTCGTGCGCGAACTCGAGACGCTGGGCCTCACCCCCGCCGCCGTCAAGGGTGTCGTGCTCACCCACGGCGACAGCGACCACATCGGCTTCGCCGAGCACCTGCGCCGCGAGCACGGCGTGCCCGTCTACGTGCACGAGGCCGATGCCGAGCGCGCCCGGACCGGAGAGAAGCCGAAGGTGTCGACCGGGCCGATGAAGCTCGCGCCGACGCTCGGGTTCTTCACCTACGCCCTGCGCAAGCGGGCGATGCCCATGACCTACGTCTCGGAGGTCGTGGAGGTGCACGACGGCGATGTGCTCGATCTGCCCGGCTCACCCGTGATCGTGGGCATGCCCGGCCACTCGCCCGGCAGCATCGCGGTGCACATCCCGGTCGCCGACGCCGTGTTCGTGGGCGACGCGCTCACGACGCGCCACGTGCTCACCGGCCGCGAGGGCATGCAGCCGGCACCCTTCACCGATGACCCCGCCGAAGCCCTGGACTCGCTCGAACGCCTCGCCGGCGTGAATGCCTCGTGGGTGCTCCCCGGTCACGGCGCGCCCTGGAAGGGCTCGCCCGCCGAGGTCGCGGCCGCTGTCCGGGCGGGTGCGGCCTGAACCCCACCTGCCCGGGCAACCGGTGGACTCAGACCGGCCGCGCCGCCGCG is from Microbacterium sp. LWH3-1.2 and encodes:
- a CDS encoding cation diffusion facilitator family transporter, translated to MSAGVLAHERRHLLERRIRWIVAATIAYNLVEAIVAITAGAIASSGALIAFGLDSTIEVLSAAAVAWQFTRRDPGRWERPTLRVIAGAFFALAAYVTATSVLTLVAQVEVEHSPAGIAITALSVVIMPFLSLAERRAGRELGSATAVADSKQTLICTFLSAAVLAGLVLNSLLGWWWADAVAGLVIAVFAVREGREAWRGDACATSVGMLLEDDDGDRDAHAH
- a CDS encoding ArsR/SmtB family transcription factor, whose amino-acid sequence is MTSANATVSHTAALARLGFALADPTRSAVLLALRSGPAYPSDLADAVGVSRQVMSNQLACLRGCGLVEATPEGRRSSYRLADPHLAPALDELLQVVLSVDPACCTGETCGCV
- a CDS encoding TetR/AcrR family transcriptional regulator, producing MPTPERTSYAEIVAAGRDILEESGPTGLTMQSVAQRVGVRAPSLYKRVRDRDALIGAVAAATVGDLTERLEASDRSLEDLARAYRALAHERPEGFRLMFAAAAPQELLDRAGMTIVDSAAAIAGQEHALDAARLVTAWATGFIHMELAGAFRLGGDVDGAFEYGLAALRRGLGA
- a CDS encoding MBL fold metallo-hydrolase, producing the protein MKLAPHLHRIGNDIVAAYLVVTDDGVTVVDAGLPGHWKDLVRELETLGLTPAAVKGVVLTHGDSDHIGFAEHLRREHGVPVYVHEADAERARTGEKPKVSTGPMKLAPTLGFFTYALRKRAMPMTYVSEVVEVHDGDVLDLPGSPVIVGMPGHSPGSIAVHIPVADAVFVGDALTTRHVLTGREGMQPAPFTDDPAEALDSLERLAGVNASWVLPGHGAPWKGSPAEVAAAVRAGAA